From Xiphophorus hellerii strain 12219 chromosome 20, Xiphophorus_hellerii-4.1, whole genome shotgun sequence, the proteins below share one genomic window:
- the LOC116710116 gene encoding LOW QUALITY PROTEIN: protein disulfide isomerase CRELD1 (The sequence of the model RefSeq protein was modified relative to this genomic sequence to represent the inferred CDS: deleted 2 bases in 2 codons), producing the protein MEEKWLQRTLLPAVWLCSVLAAHQVNSCPHACSKCLGQENDLCKECKPGWALYNFTCVDIDECGTELGSCSPNSYCFNIEGSFECRGCDVACVGCMGGGAARCRKCAPGYRLMGSKCLDIDECGDRVLACHGLDEICVNTEGSFRCQCAEGFFRKDSVCLRKQLPNAQEKGLFDDLQDDEVEVLQQMFLGVLLCALATLAAKGDLVYTSIFMGAAAAMAGYWLSDRGGSVLNNILKGR; encoded by the exons ATGGAAGAGAAGTGGCTACAGAGAACGCTGCTGCCAGCTGTGTGGCTGTGCAGCGTGCTGGCTGCTCATCAGGTCAACAGCTGCCCGCATGCTTGTAGCAAATGTTTAGGACAAGAAAATGACCTTTGCAAAGAGTGCAAG CCTGGATGGGCTCTCTATAATTTCACATGTGTAG ACATCGATGAGTGTGGCACTGAGCTGGGTTCCTGCTCTCCAAACAGTTACTGCTTCAATATAGAAGGCTCCTTTGAGTGCAGAG GCTGTGATGTGGCCTGTGTTGGCTGTATGGGTGGTGGAGCAGCTCGCTGCAGAAAATGTGCTCCTGGGTACAGACTGATGGGCTCCAAGTGTTTAG ATATAGACGAATGTGGTGACAGAGTACTTGCCTGTCATGGTCTGGACGAGATCTGTGTCAACACAGAAGGC TCTTTCCGCTGTCAGTGTGCTGAAGGCTTCTTCAGGAAGGACAGTGTTTGTTTGAGGAAGCAGCTGCCCA ATGCTCAAGAGAAAGGCCTCTTTGACGATCTCCAAGACGATGAAGTGGAGGTGCTGCAGCAGATGTTTTTGGGGGTGTTGCTTTGTGCTTTGGCCACACTGGCAGCCAAAGGAGATCTGGTCTACACATCGATATTCAtgggagcagcagcagccatgGCAGGTTACTGGCTCTCAGACAGGGGTGGTAGTGTCTTAAACAACATCCTAAAAGGGCGCTAA
- the LOC116710797 gene encoding LOW QUALITY PROTEIN: uncharacterized protein LOC116710797 (The sequence of the model RefSeq protein was modified relative to this genomic sequence to represent the inferred CDS: inserted 1 base in 1 codon; deleted 1 base in 1 codon): protein MFLFKFSLWCIVFSLCSSACGLEFIEYDRDAVICQQAFSDCTIRNGLYEQKDNHVQFEASFKLCCKAERNCALCLVLETEISNIPMDKDVENDNHSGTDEEDDNEDTTLERSSVMACYHDPASTIPRCKKVEFTVNYTTLAHQNNSKITIVITDKFHFGSQITVYPNIRLDAPSEQNVCSQESFQQRIPMCPVPKFRIEPVFXENYVELQIVGNNSRPSLCIKYEENGRCLSLAQTTIPIHSVAPCMCIQVWDKDDEGAVRSQLCHFDKIGSPPPLQHLKSKNVSVNVRLSKMGDRNTVLLWNLTAPCRLDGEVSLCLKPSSSENLAGVSKWKQNSMGLWVKQGAFENVDESISQCVMVKINRTHQEFGPFCTSDTSRWRWTLLIVSVLLVGCLTALMIHFLRDYVKKWVWSWRHGGFVRIGRKGHVVLLSPPDLDDTVSESVCLLGSQLCSQGFSVSVDQWCRKDQCTMGPLPWLYSQLQKLDNMGGRVLLVLTQKALEKTEEWTLLNNNGEGRDQQQMKSPYSDLFTASLFIIQAHKRLGRVAERFVLVKIDSHQTQSHSSDGRLPELLQGLPLFLLPSQSQSLTAELIVEEAETTRIGWRRNI from the exons atgtttcttttcaaattttccCTCTGGTGCATCGTCTTCAGCCTGTGTTCGTCAGCCTGCGGCTTGGAGTTCATAGAATATGACAGGGATGCAGTTATTTGCCAACAG GCATTTTCTGACTGCACCATCAGAAACGGTCTTTATGAACAAAAGGACAACCATGTTCAGTTTGAAGCATCTTTCAAGCTCTGCTGTAAGGCCGAAAGAAACTGTGCACTTTGTCTTGTGCTAGAGACAGAAATCAGCAACATCCCTATGGATAAAGATGTGGAAAACGACAACCACTCTGGCACTGATGAGGAAGATGACAATGAGGACACAACACTTGAGAGAT CTTCTGTGATGGCATGTTACCATGATCCAGCCAGCACCATACCCAGATGCAAGAAGGTGGAGTTTACAGTTAATTACACCACTCTTGCTCACCAGAACAATAGCAAG ATAACCATTGTGATCACAGACAAGTTTCATTTCGGAAGCCAAATAACCGTTTACCCCAACATACGACTTGATGCACCTTCGGAACAGAATG TGTGTTCCCAGGAATCCTTCCAGCAACGCATACCCATGTGTCCag TGCCAAAGTTCCGCATCGAACCAgttt aagaaaattatgttgaGCTGCAGATTGTGGGCAACAATTCCCGTCCCTCACTCTGCATCAAATACGAGGAGAACGGACGCTGTCTG AGTCTGGCCCAGACCACCATCCCCATTCATTCTGTGGCACCTTGCATGTGCATACAG GTATGGGATAAAGATGATGAGGGAGCTGTGCGC TCTCAATTATGCCACTTTGACAAAATAG gATCGCCACCTCCTTTACAACACTTAAAGTCGAAAAACGTCTCGGTGAATGTGCGCCTGAGCAAAATGGGTGACAGAAACACAGTGCTTTTATGGAACCTTactgccccctgcaggctgGATGGTGAAGTGTCGCTTTGTCTCAAACCGAGCAGCAGCGAAAATCTTGCTGGTGTGAGCAAGTGGAAACAAAACAGTATGGGACTTTGG GTAAAACAAGGAGCATTTGAAAACGTTGATGAAAGCATTTCCCAGTGTGTGATG gtgaaaataaacagaacacaTCAGGAATTTGGTCCATTTTGCACGTCTGACa CTAGCAGATGGCGCTGGACTCTCCTGATTGTCAGTGTTTTGCTGGTTGGTTGTCTGACAGCATTAATGATTCATTTCCTGCGTGATTATGTGAAga AATGGGTGTGGAGCTGGCGGCACGGTGGATTCGTAAGGa TTGGCAGGAAGGGCCATGTGGTTCTGCTGAGCCCCCCAGATTTGGATGACACTGTTTCAGAGTCAGTTTGTCTGCTGGGTTCCCAGCTCTGTAGCCAGGGCTTCAGTGTGTCTGTGGATCAGTGGTGCAGGAAGGATCAATGCACAATGGGACCTCTGCCATGGCTCTACTCCCAACTCCAGAAGCTGGACAACATGGGTGGTCGGGTTTTGCTGGTTCTCACCCAGAAAGCCTTAGAAAAAACTGAAGAGTGGACCCTCTTGAACAACAACGGAGAAGGAAGGGATCAGCAACAGATGAAGTCACCTTATTCTGATCTATTTACGGCCTCGTTGTTCATCATTCAGGCCCACAAGAGGCTGGGCAGGGTGGCCGAGCGCTTTGTTCTGGTGAAAATCGACTCCCACCAAACACAGAGTCACAGCAGCGACGGGAGACTTCCAGAGCTGCTTCAAGGgcttcctctgtttctgcttcCCTCTCAGAGCCAGTCGCTCACAGCTGAACTGATTGTAGAAGAGGCAGAAACGACAAGGATAGGCTGGAGGAGGAATATCTGA